The Saprospiraceae bacterium genome includes a window with the following:
- a CDS encoding glucosaminidase domain-containing protein, which translates to MNKTIIITTLLSVMMTGTLSANKKLTELYLLQFKDVAIHEMRTTGIPASIKLAQGLLESDCGRSDLASKANNHFGIKCGKEWTGEIFYKFDDDTDEQGALVESCFRAFPEAVASYKAHSDFLTNPAKKARYGFLFDYQTTDYVSWANGLKFAGYATDPKYPEKLIKIIESYQLYKYDEPVFIPRENKAEVVSSPQVVKEPVKNDVVLDKNKESSKIKKSSDKASGPSKIFSYSIGKNNDIKMVKAKGGETLEGVAKSTGTDVYDLLEYNEGYQSKDDRIPTGSLIYLQKKKRSYGDKKDMHKVSEGETMFSIAQKYGIRLESLYAKNNMEPGTEPLKGEKISLNRHLPKKETPKNRVVSNENPFINMGELK; encoded by the coding sequence ATGAATAAGACAATAATAATCACTACCTTATTATCGGTGATGATGACAGGTACTTTATCAGCAAATAAAAAGTTGACAGAACTTTATTTATTACAATTTAAAGACGTGGCTATTCACGAGATGCGCACCACAGGAATCCCTGCCAGTATAAAACTTGCGCAGGGACTATTAGAGTCGGACTGTGGAAGAAGCGATCTCGCTTCTAAGGCCAACAATCACTTTGGCATTAAATGCGGTAAGGAATGGACAGGAGAGATTTTTTACAAATTTGATGATGATACGGACGAACAAGGCGCACTTGTCGAAAGCTGTTTCAGAGCCTTTCCGGAAGCAGTCGCATCTTATAAAGCTCATTCAGACTTCCTGACCAATCCTGCTAAAAAAGCAAGATATGGATTTTTATTTGACTATCAGACAACAGATTATGTCTCCTGGGCTAACGGATTAAAATTTGCAGGATACGCCACGGACCCTAAGTATCCTGAAAAACTTATAAAAATAATTGAATCCTATCAACTTTATAAATATGATGAGCCTGTTTTTATTCCCAGAGAAAACAAAGCCGAAGTAGTATCATCTCCTCAGGTAGTCAAAGAACCAGTAAAAAATGATGTGGTTTTGGATAAGAATAAAGAAAGTTCAAAAATCAAAAAGTCGTCAGACAAAGCATCAGGACCTTCAAAAATATTCAGTTATTCAATAGGTAAAAATAATGATATAAAAATGGTAAAGGCTAAGGGTGGCGAAACATTGGAAGGAGTAGCTAAAAGTACCGGTACAGATGTGTACGACCTACTGGAATACAATGAAGGATATCAAAGCAAAGATGACAGAATACCGACGGGTAGCCTGATCTATCTGCAAAAAAAGAAGAGGTCATATGGTGACAAAAAAGATATGCATAAAGTAAGCGAAGGTGAAACGATGTTTTCTATTGCTCAAAAATATGGTATAAGGCTCGAAAGTCTATATGCTAAAAACAATATGGAACCCGGCACAGAGCCCCTAAAAGGAGAAAAAATAAGTCTCAACAGACACCTTCCAAAAAAGGAAACCCCCAAAAACAGAGTGGTGAGTAATGAAAACCCGTTTATTAATATGGGAGAATTAAAATAA
- the rluF gene encoding 23S rRNA pseudouridine(2604) synthase RluF, with translation MESKSLNKYISETGICSRREADKLILAGKVTLNGEVARLGNRVAAGDIVLLNGQPVIKDIKTVYIALYKPVGITCTTDLKDPDNIIDYLKYDQRIFPIGRLDKDSEGLILLTNDGDIVNKILRAGNNHEKEYIVTVDKPIDERFITQMSSGIPILDTITFPCNVEKINELSFRITLIQGLNRQIRRMCSYLGYSVKQLVRIRIMNIRLDNIPYGTWRYLTGVETEQLLKLVNKSENRI, from the coding sequence ATGGAAAGTAAAAGCCTGAATAAATACATCAGCGAAACCGGAATCTGCTCCAGAAGAGAAGCGGACAAACTGATACTTGCAGGCAAGGTAACACTGAATGGCGAAGTGGCCAGATTGGGTAACAGAGTGGCTGCTGGTGATATCGTACTCCTGAATGGTCAACCGGTTATTAAAGATATCAAAACAGTTTATATTGCTTTGTACAAACCAGTCGGAATTACATGCACCACTGATCTGAAAGACCCGGATAATATCATTGATTATCTGAAATATGATCAAAGAATCTTTCCTATCGGACGATTGGATAAAGATTCGGAAGGTTTGATACTCCTCACGAATGATGGGGATATTGTCAATAAAATTCTCAGGGCCGGTAATAATCATGAAAAGGAATATATCGTCACTGTTGATAAGCCAATAGATGAACGATTTATTACCCAGATGTCTTCGGGAATACCTATCCTGGACACGATTACTTTTCCTTGCAACGTAGAAAAGATAAATGAACTTAGTTTCAGAATTACGCTCATACAAGGACTGAACAGGCAGATCAGGCGTATGTGCAGCTACTTAGGTTATTCTGTAAAGCAACTTGTCAGAATCAGGATAATGAATATCCGTCTTGATAATATCCCATACGGGACATGGCGCTACCTCACTGGTGTCGAAACAGAACAACTTTTAAAATTGGTGAATAAGTCTGAAAACAGGATATAG
- a CDS encoding family 16 glycosylhydrolase: protein MYRFYSTIFCLLLLPFIIFSQSVRDDFEGDSTIAEWIGDDCEINTQFANPYKQGINNSATVLRYSDVGGQYANVRFETDKNLDLYENYIFSIKIYVPSVGLTGNQRNQISLKLQNNNLQQPWTTQSEVIKPIELNQWQTVTFNFKDDPYINLDGGSLPPTQRKDFNRIVLQVNGENNTDRVLAYLDDFYYHENTDSEYVFDYLVWSDEFDGNGSLDTSKWFHQTRLPDGGSWYNGEIQHYTNRPENSFMENGALQLVAKREKFTDQGVTKEYTSARLNSKFAFQYGRVEVRAKLPSGIGTWPAIWTLGKNITERGAYWETKGFGTTSWPACGEIDIMEHWGHNQNFVQSATHTPSSFANTVNHGGQILPTASTDFHVYTFEWTPEKLVFGVDGYTHFVYNPPVKNAATWPFNAEQYLLLNFAIQPTISNGFVRGAMEVDYIRVYQKSPLSNTQEHTKQYTRFYPNPVQNELNIVAESSDSNLVLKIYSMDGILVKSDVQPVIDNIIHLKNLDYLTSGVYLVSYEVNGRIQTIKFVKS from the coding sequence ATGTATCGCTTTTATTCAACTATATTTTGTCTTTTACTTTTACCATTTATCATTTTTTCTCAATCTGTCAGAGATGACTTTGAAGGAGATAGTACGATTGCAGAGTGGATAGGAGATGATTGTGAAATAAATACTCAATTTGCAAATCCATATAAACAAGGTATAAATAATTCTGCAACGGTTCTGAGATATTCGGATGTCGGCGGTCAGTATGCCAATGTACGGTTTGAAACAGATAAAAATTTGGATTTGTATGAGAATTACATTTTTTCCATCAAAATATACGTTCCGTCAGTTGGATTGACGGGTAATCAGAGAAATCAGATTTCCTTAAAGTTGCAAAATAATAACCTGCAGCAGCCATGGACTACTCAGTCCGAAGTCATTAAACCCATAGAATTGAACCAATGGCAAACGGTCACTTTTAATTTTAAAGACGATCCTTATATTAATTTGGATGGAGGTTCGCTTCCCCCGACGCAACGCAAAGATTTTAACAGAATAGTGCTTCAAGTCAACGGAGAAAATAATACGGACAGAGTGTTGGCATATCTGGATGATTTTTATTATCATGAAAATACTGATTCTGAATATGTATTTGATTATTTGGTTTGGTCAGACGAATTTGATGGAAACGGATCTTTGGATACCAGCAAATGGTTTCATCAAACAAGGTTACCTGATGGTGGCAGCTGGTATAATGGTGAAATTCAGCATTACACCAATCGTCCGGAGAATAGCTTTATGGAAAATGGAGCACTGCAACTGGTAGCCAAAAGAGAAAAATTTACTGATCAGGGCGTAACTAAAGAATATACTTCTGCCAGATTGAATTCAAAATTTGCATTTCAATATGGAAGAGTAGAAGTGAGAGCAAAGCTGCCGTCCGGTATCGGTACCTGGCCTGCTATCTGGACTTTAGGGAAGAATATTACAGAAAGAGGTGCTTATTGGGAGACAAAGGGTTTTGGCACTACTTCATGGCCGGCTTGTGGAGAGATTGATATTATGGAGCATTGGGGACACAATCAGAATTTCGTTCAAAGCGCCACTCATACCCCATCCAGTTTTGCAAATACTGTCAATCACGGCGGACAGATTTTACCTACGGCTTCTACGGATTTTCATGTTTATACATTTGAATGGACTCCTGAAAAGTTAGTCTTTGGGGTAGATGGTTATACGCATTTTGTATATAACCCACCTGTAAAAAATGCTGCAACCTGGCCCTTTAATGCAGAACAATATCTGTTGCTTAATTTTGCCATACAACCCACCATTTCTAATGGTTTTGTAAGAGGAGCGATGGAAGTTGATTATATTCGGGTTTATCAGAAGAGTCCTTTGAGCAATACGCAGGAACACACAAAACAATACACCCGTTTTTACCCAAATCCTGTGCAGAATGAACTCAATATTGTGGCTGAATCAAGTGATTCAAATCTTGTGTTAAAGATTTATAGTATGGATGGAATTCTGGTAAAATCCGATGTGCAACCAGTCATTGATAATATAATCCATTTGAAGAATTTAGATTACTTAACAAGTGGTGTTTATTTGGTATCTTATGAAGTAAATGGCAGGATTCAAACCATCAAATTTGTCAAAAGCTGA
- a CDS encoding Uma2 family endonuclease has product MNAFQLLPNYTYDDYLLWEGRWEIINGIAYAMSPAPNPRHQRLAGKIHSIFLNAIENIKKCKCQVYQPIDFKITEHTVVNPDLLIVCKPILKQFLDFPPALVVEILSPSTELKDRNTKYHLYESFGIAHYIIIDPETEKTEIYSLNSMGKYQLNTDINLPLTLEGDCNILPDWEQIFVE; this is encoded by the coding sequence ATGAATGCATTCCAACTTTTACCCAATTACACTTATGATGATTATCTTCTTTGGGAAGGAAGATGGGAAATCATAAATGGTATCGCATATGCAATGAGTCCGGCACCTAATCCACGACATCAGCGATTAGCTGGTAAAATTCATAGTATATTTTTGAATGCTATAGAAAATATAAAAAAGTGTAAATGTCAGGTCTATCAACCTATTGACTTCAAAATAACGGAACATACTGTGGTAAATCCTGACTTATTGATAGTTTGTAAACCTATATTGAAACAATTTCTGGATTTCCCACCGGCTCTGGTAGTAGAAATACTTTCTCCTTCTACAGAATTGAAAGACCGTAATACAAAGTACCATTTGTACGAATCTTTTGGTATCGCACATTATATCATTATCGATCCTGAAACAGAAAAAACAGAAATTTACAGCCTGAATTCAATGGGAAAATATCAATTGAATACTGATATAAATTTGCCATTGACATTAGAAGGAGATTGCAATATTTTGCCTGATTGGGAGCAAATATTTGTGGAATGA
- a CDS encoding response regulator: protein MVNEKNKNQPRILIIEDDLIIAENLRENLLELGYTQIEVTNDSTQAIQTYRSSKPDICLVDIQLNGSQKDGIETMEYLDAGKEIPVIYLTSFADEVTRERAKSTNPAAYLIKPANKSQIDVTIDIALNIFFNKKEKISVSTCPLFSGNGFIFLKVKNKDIERYEKFYLKDIEYLKAEGSYTQLYSGDKAPVVTMNLLKTLSILNDPNIIRCHRSYAVNIRHVHSFDHSGFFIMHNNAVINIPIGDQYRTDINIRIPKF, encoded by the coding sequence ATGGTGAACGAGAAGAACAAAAATCAGCCGAGGATACTCATTATAGAAGACGACCTGATCATTGCTGAAAACCTTCGGGAGAATCTCCTGGAGTTAGGATATACCCAAATCGAGGTTACAAATGACAGTACACAAGCAATACAGACATACCGATCCAGCAAACCTGATATTTGTCTCGTCGATATCCAACTAAATGGAAGTCAGAAGGACGGGATAGAAACCATGGAATATCTGGATGCGGGAAAAGAAATCCCTGTGATTTATCTCACTTCTTTTGCAGATGAAGTTACACGAGAGCGGGCCAAAAGTACCAATCCTGCTGCTTATCTCATAAAACCTGCCAATAAATCACAGATTGATGTTACTATTGATATCGCCCTGAATATTTTTTTTAATAAAAAAGAAAAAATCTCCGTTTCAACATGTCCCTTATTTTCAGGTAATGGGTTTATTTTTTTAAAAGTGAAAAATAAAGATATCGAGAGATATGAAAAGTTTTACCTGAAGGACATTGAATACTTAAAGGCGGAAGGTTCATACACACAGTTATATTCAGGAGATAAAGCGCCGGTAGTAACAATGAATCTGCTTAAAACTTTGAGTATCCTCAATGATCCGAATATCATCAGATGTCACCGATCGTATGCTGTAAATATCCGGCATGTACATTCTTTTGATCATAGCGGATTTTTTATAATGCACAATAATGCCGTTATCAATATTCCCATTGGGGATCAATACAGAACTGACATCAATATAAGAATCCCAAAATTTTAA
- a CDS encoding tetratricopeptide repeat protein, protein MRKLILCFTLSLFCIYTHGQITECTGSYSTDAEYKVYVSDHISIIDSLMDTDLKSAITTIDFFKEKCLKEDDYCNKCTFISKKSTAYAFSGDTKNAELVLKDAGKMKEKCISPAYGGYQIAMANYFISMVSGNEATRDSFLQECIFYAGEMKDTVKLAYSYANRSNTLIHAGRFNLGLEMITKAMELMQNKDRPDFQFGCYGLMAETYLALHNYPKVIEIFKQAEKITSEINGTNAPVLYNCLGMAYLNQGIISDAIKALETSNQIDTRIGNPQGLTYSLNGLGQCYLKLNQNDKAIDYFQEALKIEEENKYYMQQTKTLRLLAESYLKKNDWTTANQFLLRAKTVAEKENIKDEIHLLSFARIKAFLKQKDTALYHLFEKSESLRDSLYENSQILLNLDFAEKYETLKKEAENEKLKSEKLINDETIQNQRKFLITGSLGLIIISLLSLFLFRQKEKQKLLIQQLSKSKDQIQLLNRELNHRVKNNLAFMTSLLEMQGRRSDSQEVKTALRESESRLKALALVHSQLFKSDSDTEVNLKHYLQEVTAHLKEIFITKDKPIQFQTSFSDHQINAEDAMRLGLIVNELVTNSVKHAFSQVLNPLITIETYINPQGSLALKYEDNGPHSGPETDEKTENESLGLKLISLLRKQLGEKYVVMM, encoded by the coding sequence ATGCGTAAACTAATCTTGTGTTTTACTTTAAGTTTATTCTGTATTTACACTCATGGTCAGATTACAGAATGCACCGGAAGTTACTCAACGGATGCTGAGTATAAAGTTTATGTCTCTGATCATATTTCAATTATAGACAGTCTGATGGACACAGATTTGAAATCTGCAATCACAACGATTGACTTTTTTAAAGAAAAATGTCTGAAAGAGGATGATTACTGCAATAAATGTACTTTTATAAGCAAAAAGTCTACTGCTTATGCTTTTTCAGGAGATACTAAAAATGCAGAATTGGTGTTGAAAGATGCCGGGAAGATGAAGGAAAAATGTATCTCTCCTGCTTATGGTGGTTATCAGATTGCTATGGCAAATTATTTTATAAGTATGGTAAGCGGGAATGAAGCTACTCGAGATAGTTTTCTGCAGGAATGCATTTTTTATGCCGGAGAAATGAAGGATACTGTAAAACTGGCATACAGTTACGCCAACAGATCCAATACACTGATTCACGCCGGTCGGTTTAATTTAGGGCTTGAAATGATTACAAAAGCCATGGAGCTTATGCAAAATAAAGACAGACCTGACTTTCAATTCGGTTGTTATGGGTTGATGGCAGAGACATATTTAGCTTTACATAATTATCCAAAAGTTATTGAGATATTTAAACAAGCTGAAAAAATTACTTCTGAAATAAACGGGACCAATGCACCGGTTCTTTATAATTGTCTGGGAATGGCTTATTTAAATCAAGGTATTATATCAGATGCCATAAAAGCATTAGAAACATCCAATCAGATAGATACCAGAATAGGAAATCCGCAGGGATTGACTTACTCACTTAATGGTCTGGGACAGTGTTACCTGAAACTAAATCAAAATGATAAAGCTATCGATTATTTTCAAGAAGCACTGAAAATAGAAGAAGAAAACAAATATTATATGCAGCAAACCAAAACGCTCAGGTTGTTGGCAGAAAGTTACCTGAAAAAAAATGATTGGACCACGGCAAATCAATTTCTATTAAGGGCAAAAACTGTTGCAGAAAAGGAAAATATAAAGGATGAAATTCATTTATTGTCATTTGCCAGAATCAAAGCTTTTTTAAAACAAAAGGACACTGCATTATACCATTTATTTGAAAAAAGTGAAAGTCTCAGAGATAGTTTGTACGAAAACAGTCAGATTCTGCTAAATCTGGATTTTGCAGAAAAGTATGAGACATTAAAAAAGGAAGCAGAAAATGAAAAGCTGAAATCCGAAAAACTAATAAATGATGAAACCATCCAAAATCAACGCAAATTTCTGATCACAGGAAGCCTGGGATTGATCATCATTAGTCTTTTATCTTTATTTTTATTCAGACAAAAAGAAAAACAAAAATTATTAATCCAACAACTGTCCAAAAGTAAAGACCAAATCCAACTTCTCAACCGGGAGTTAAATCACCGTGTCAAAAACAACCTGGCATTTATGACATCTCTGCTGGAGATGCAAGGCAGACGGTCTGACAGTCAGGAAGTCAAAACAGCACTTCGGGAGAGCGAATCCAGATTAAAAGCCCTGGCACTTGTCCATAGTCAGCTTTTTAAGAGTGATTCTGACACAGAGGTCAATCTTAAACATTACCTCCAGGAAGTGACCGCTCACCTGAAAGAAATCTTTATCACTAAAGACAAACCCATCCAATTTCAAACGTCTTTTTCCGATCATCAGATCAATGCTGAAGACGCCATGCGACTGGGTCTTATCGTCAATGAATTAGTCACCAATAGTGTTAAACACGCATTTAGTCAGGTACTCAATCCATTGATAACCATTGAGACCTATATCAATCCGCAGGGTAGTTTAGCTTTGAAGTACGAGGATAACGGGCCACATTCCGGTCCGGAAACGGATGAAAAAACAGAAAACGAGTCTCTGGGATTAAAGTTGATATCTCTGTTAAGGAAACAACTGGGGGAAAAATACGTGGTGATGATGTAA
- a CDS encoding IS5 family transposase — protein MAKAQKSRASKLRYLSPSVVPLPGFETPFDQHLDKNNRWVKLAQLIPWDSIVNIYLSKLKNQKLGADSINPRVVIGAMIIKHINDFSDRETVLQIQENVYMQYFIGFSSFSNQAPFDASLFVEFRNRLGPEDINKINEKIVKIYQQSIDESSEDGNIKNDTVEHKDKSEAIPPEVSVPTQDDVTQSTTVSDEVEKVNVIRDKKVELRGSLIMDATVCPQEIAYPTDLDLLNESREQSEKLIDGLMDYIREWTALKIKKPRTYRKVARTHYLKIAQKKTRSRSEIRKGIRQQLQYLKRNIKHLHWLLDQIGVIVFDKKAYKYFLVIQHLYDQQKTMYDTKTHSIENRIVSIHQPHVRPIKRGKKNSDTEFGAKIQSSLMDGFVFIDELNWEAFNEGTRLKLSVENYKRRLGYYPQKVLADKIYCTRENRNFLKEMGIELRAKPLGRPKALSNQVRPGERNPIEGKFGQAKRGYGLDKIRAKLASTSESWISTIILVLNLVKLAGTALYCLTQSIVKHFKQWCTLQVNQLLLILLSMVQPRKYWGSG, from the coding sequence ATGGCAAAAGCTCAAAAAAGTCGTGCATCAAAGCTTCGATATCTTAGTCCGAGTGTGGTTCCATTACCTGGATTTGAGACTCCCTTTGACCAACATTTGGACAAAAATAACAGGTGGGTAAAGTTGGCTCAACTCATACCTTGGGATAGCATAGTAAATATTTACTTGTCCAAGTTAAAGAATCAGAAACTGGGAGCTGACAGCATAAATCCTCGTGTAGTGATAGGAGCTATGATTATCAAACATATTAATGATTTTAGTGACAGAGAGACCGTACTGCAAATACAGGAGAATGTCTACATGCAGTATTTTATAGGCTTTAGTAGTTTTAGTAATCAAGCACCATTTGATGCTTCACTTTTCGTAGAGTTTCGTAATCGTTTAGGTCCGGAAGATATCAATAAAATAAACGAAAAGATTGTAAAAATCTATCAACAATCGATTGACGAGAGTAGCGAAGATGGAAACATAAAAAATGATACTGTTGAACATAAAGATAAATCTGAAGCAATTCCTCCGGAGGTTAGTGTACCCACACAAGATGACGTGACACAATCAACGACAGTCTCCGACGAAGTAGAAAAAGTAAATGTAATACGTGATAAAAAAGTAGAATTACGTGGTTCACTGATCATGGATGCGACGGTATGTCCGCAGGAGATAGCATATCCTACAGATTTGGATTTGCTAAATGAATCTCGGGAACAGTCTGAGAAGTTAATAGATGGATTGATGGATTACATAAGAGAATGGACCGCATTGAAAATAAAAAAGCCGAGGACGTACAGGAAGGTAGCACGCACACATTATTTGAAGATAGCGCAAAAGAAGACCAGAAGCCGCTCTGAAATTAGAAAAGGAATCAGGCAGCAACTACAATACCTCAAAAGAAATATTAAACATCTTCACTGGCTGTTGGATCAAATAGGAGTGATTGTATTTGATAAAAAGGCATATAAGTATTTTTTGGTGATTCAACATTTGTACGACCAACAAAAGACTATGTATGATACCAAGACACATAGTATTGAAAACCGTATAGTGAGTATCCACCAACCACATGTGAGACCAATAAAGAGGGGGAAGAAAAATTCGGATACAGAATTTGGAGCAAAGATACAATCTAGCTTGATGGACGGATTTGTGTTTATAGACGAGTTGAACTGGGAAGCATTTAATGAGGGTACAAGATTAAAATTGAGTGTAGAAAACTACAAAAGGCGACTGGGCTATTATCCCCAAAAAGTATTGGCGGATAAGATATATTGTACGAGAGAGAATCGAAACTTCCTCAAAGAAATGGGTATAGAGCTACGGGCAAAACCATTAGGAAGACCGAAGGCATTGTCAAATCAAGTAAGACCCGGAGAAAGAAATCCCATTGAAGGAAAGTTTGGTCAGGCAAAGCGGGGGTATGGTCTTGACAAGATAAGAGCAAAGCTGGCTTCAACGAGTGAATCATGGATTTCCACCATTATACTGGTGCTCAACCTAGTCAAGTTGGCTGGGACAGCACTGTATTGCCTAACACAAAGCATTGTAAAACATTTTAAGCAATGGTGTACCTTGCAGGTAAATCAGTTGTTATTAATATTGTTGAGTATGGTCCAGCCCAGAAAGTACTGGGGATCAGGTTGA
- a CDS encoding histidine--tRNA ligase, giving the protein MSQKPSIPKGTRDFLPSQVIKRKYIFSVIESVFKKYGYLPIETPTMENLSTLTGKYGEEGDRLLFKVLNNGDFLSGADKAALENLDSNKVIPSISKRGLRYDLTVPFARFVVMNLNEISLPFKRYQIQQVWRADRPQRGRYQEFYQCDVDVVGSDSLMYEAELVQIYAEVFRKLNVKVKILINNRKILFGLAEAAGITDKFMEMTIAIDKLDKIGKDAVIKEMTDRGIAKEGAQKVLNLLEISDLIKLEKAFAGLEEGTRGIKELQSVYEYLENSIPELTFDISLARGLNYYTGCIFEVKVDTVAYPDFSMGSIGGGGRYDNLTGVFGLNGVSGVGVSFGAERIYDVMEELKLFPDDVQRDIAVLFVALDENSHLYAFKWVSELRAAGIACDLYPEPAKMKKQMSYANARKVPFVAIIGEEERLKSVVTLKNMLTGDQQNITSEELKRKLS; this is encoded by the coding sequence ATGTCACAAAAACCATCCATCCCCAAAGGTACCAGAGATTTTTTACCCTCACAGGTGATAAAAAGAAAATATATTTTTTCCGTTATCGAATCCGTCTTTAAAAAATATGGCTACCTTCCGATAGAAACGCCTACCATGGAAAATCTGTCCACGCTGACCGGCAAATACGGTGAAGAAGGAGACAGATTACTTTTTAAAGTACTGAACAACGGAGATTTTCTGTCAGGCGCCGATAAAGCTGCTCTTGAAAATCTGGACTCCAATAAAGTGATACCTTCCATTTCAAAACGCGGTCTTCGTTATGACCTGACGGTTCCATTTGCACGTTTTGTCGTTATGAATCTGAATGAAATCAGTCTGCCTTTCAAAAGATATCAGATACAACAGGTATGGCGAGCTGACAGACCACAACGCGGTCGGTATCAGGAGTTTTATCAGTGTGATGTGGATGTCGTCGGATCGGATTCACTGATGTATGAAGCTGAGTTGGTGCAGATATATGCTGAAGTGTTCAGGAAGCTGAATGTCAAGGTAAAAATTCTGATCAACAACAGAAAAATTCTTTTCGGACTTGCAGAAGCTGCCGGGATTACAGACAAATTTATGGAAATGACGATAGCCATCGACAAGTTGGACAAGATAGGAAAGGACGCTGTCATTAAAGAGATGACGGATCGGGGTATCGCAAAAGAAGGTGCTCAAAAAGTACTGAACCTGCTTGAAATCTCTGATTTGATTAAATTAGAAAAGGCTTTTGCAGGTTTGGAGGAAGGAACACGAGGAATAAAAGAACTGCAAAGTGTTTATGAATATTTAGAAAACAGCATACCGGAGTTGACTTTTGATATCAGTTTAGCGAGAGGACTGAATTATTATACCGGGTGTATTTTTGAAGTGAAGGTGGATACGGTAGCTTATCCTGATTTTTCGATGGGCAGTATTGGCGGAGGCGGCAGATATGATAATCTGACAGGCGTCTTTGGTCTGAACGGTGTGTCCGGCGTCGGGGTTTCTTTTGGTGCAGAACGGATTTATGATGTCATGGAAGAATTAAAATTGTTTCCGGATGATGTACAGAGAGATATAGCTGTATTGTTTGTCGCACTAGATGAAAACAGCCATCTATATGCTTTTAAATGGGTTTCTGAACTGAGAGCCGCAGGAATAGCCTGTGATCTTTATCCTGAACCCGCCAAAATGAAAAAACAAATGTCATACGCTAATGCAAGAAAAGTTCCATTTGTAGCTATCATCGGTGAGGAAGAAAGATTAAAATCTGTTGTTACTCTTAAGAATATGCTCACAGGTGACCAACAGAATATAACTTCAGAAGAACTGAAGCGCAAATTATCCTGA